Below is a genomic region from Bartonella harrusi.
TGCTTTAAGCTGTGAGACTGTTAAATCTGAATTAGCAGCCATGTATTGCTGCTAATTTTGGCAAAATAGGTAGAAAAATATTTGTTTAGAATTTACTTTTCTGTTTTTAAGTGAATAATATTATCTTTGACGCCTTTTCACTAATACGAACGGCATCACCACAACGGCAAGCCCGTCTATAGGAGAAGATCAATCTAGACGCGTTCGTGTGTTCCTAAAGTCCATGTTTATAATATTTCTCAACATCTTCTTCTGTTTAAACAGCAAATTTATTTTTATTATTGTAAGTTATTTTTTTACTTCTGCTTTTGGATTGTTTTCTAAAAGACTTTATTCAATTACCAAATTAAAAAGACCATTAAGGGTTTTTAGAGAATTTTGAACTATTGCAGCTATCTCTTTGAGGCGTTCAATACCAGCTATAAACTGTTTCTTCTCGACGGTTTGGTATGAATATTCCCTATTGAAGTACACTTTCATAAGAGTGTGTTCTCTTTGTCTTTTCGTACTTTTAATTATGCTATATCAAGAAATGCTATTACACTGTTTGAGAAGCCATGCAAAAAAATTTTCAACAAGTTTCTCTCGCTTGGATTTGGGAGATATCAGTCCTTGTAATTGAGCAAGTGCGTTTTTGTAATTATAAACGAACTCTTGTGTTCAAGAGATTCCTCGTATTCTCATACGTTACCCATGACCAATACGCACATACCATAAAATTTTTACTATGGCGTGTAATTTTCCTATCCAAGCTAACAGTCATGAGCATAATCGTCATCATAAACCTTAATATAGCCAAAAACCTTAACAATGTGAAGGTTTCAACCAGAACAAAATTTATTTCTATTCTATCTTTATTGGAATTGATTTGGTAAAAAAGGCTGCGAGATTTTTTTATGCCATAAAAAAATGGTTATCACCAGCTTGCCCTTCAAATACTTCGCTTTTTAAATTCTCTTGAAAGGCGCAATCTCTTTTTTCTTTTTTAGCGCACGCGTTGATATTGGCTTGCGTACCGTTTTAAAAATCCTCTTTCAACCAAGGTGCGTCTTAAACGTGCAAAATCTACAGTAAAGAGGCTGCATATCTTTGAGATTTCAGTTTCGCTATAGATTTTTTCCATTTGAAATGCCTCACTCATTTTTGTAAGCATATCTTCAGTTTCTAGGGAACGGTCACCTAAATTTTCCATATTTCGTACGTTTTTATCTTCTAGTGCTTGCCATAATGTATCTACGATTTGAAATCCCTCTTTTGTGTTTTGAATAAGACCAAGATTCAAAAGGCGATTAATGGATTTATGAATGCTTTTAACATCTGAATCGACATGTTTGAGAATATCAGAAAGATTTTTAGCGCCAAGTATAATTGTTGCATAAACGGCGCGTAAGGTAGGAGAGGTCATTGCAGAAATCAAAGAATTGCGTATATTGCGTTTATGAAGTGCTTCTTTTCCCATGGGTAAAAGATCATTGCGAATAGGCAGTTCATTGATCTCTCTCAATTCTGATTGTAATGATTGTGAGCGCACAATTTGTTCAATACTAGTGCGTTTACGGATGATACCGAGACCACTTTGGCGATATTTGTGGTTTTCGGGCAGTGTTAAAGCTTCATAGGAGCGATCGAGTCGATAGAGGATTTCTTCCCATAGAGGGGTTCTTATGCGTCGAACACGTTGTTCGCCATTAAGGGTGACGGCTGTCGTCATTATTGGTTCGTGAAGACAGAGATAACCACCAGGAGTGATATGTTCCCAAAGTGTTATAATAAATCGCACATCATCTGCTGGAGTTCCAGCATCAATCCAAGCAAAATCTATTGGCCCCCAAGATTTGAGTGTATTTTCATCGAGGGAGAAAAAATTATTCATTAATAAATGTTACAGTGTTTTTTTCAATATTGGCATTGAGAAGTTTTTGCCATGCTTCTTCTGCTGATTGACCTTCTGCTGTAAAATCATCAATTGTGATAAGTCGTGGTTCATAAGTGTCTGGAATTCCTGAGGGGTCGAGCAGAGCTGTGCGCTCCTCCCAGTGAGAGGATTCGAGAAGTCTTTTATCTTGTTGCCATGATAATTTAGCTTTTTGAAGGGATTGAGCAATAAAGCATGTGCTATCGCCGGCACCGATTTCAATAACTGTGCGTGGTCTTGCCATTTGAATAAGTGTATAAATAAGTTCAGCACTCTTTTCTGTTCCCATTCCAGGTCTTATCAGTGGCATCTTTTTATCCTTATAAGAGAAGAAATCGCAACATTCCTGCTTTAACAAAAAGCTTTATTGAATTGTCTACAGGGTGTTGAATAGGTATCGGTGTTGCAGCTCTTTTTAAGAAATGCTTGGTTTTTTCATTAAGCCGAATTGTGCGCCCATTAAGCTGGTTGATGGCAAGGTAGCCGATGGGAGAGTGAGTGATAAAGCATGTTGGTTCTCGTAAAAGAGCTGTTGCATTATCCTCTGAAAGGGCTTTTTGATCTGTTTCAATGATTCCATGCCGCACCAATGATATCAAAAGAATTCCAGCAGAGAAAAGAGAACCATTAAGTTGTATTTTTTTCAATGATTGTATAACACATCCTTCACGAAGTGCTTCAGATGTTTGAAAATCAAATCCACCGAATGCTGCTCCTGTTGGAAAAACAGCAGTGATAGGTTGAATTTGGCGTTTTCCAATTAAGGCGGGTTTCTCCTTCTGTATCTGTACATCCTTTGCCCATTGAACACGTGCCAAAGGATTTAATTCACGTGGATAAACAGCTAAAGAATTTATGGCTATCGGCGGAGTAGGTTTTTGCAATTCAAGGGAATGGATGTACTCATGACAATCATGTTGCATATAGTCTGCAAGTTGCCATACATAACCGCCTGTTCCATTGTAAAAATTTAAACCTATCGGGTCTTGTTGCATAATGTTAAATCGACTTATTGGACTCTTTCGAGATTACAAGCTTTTGAAAAATTTGTTCCTATATATTTTAGGACATGAAATCAGATTGACTCATAAGAGGTTTATATTATTTCAAAATCAACAATTCTATCGAGTAGTTGTAGCACCTTTTAGCTTGTTGCATTGTTTACTTTAGAAAAAAACGAAGGTTTCTACGAACTATCATCAACTTCCCTTTTTTGTACAGTGCTATTTAACACAAAACCTAAAGTGCCTACGACCATTGTGGCGATGCCGATTGCAAGGAGAGTATTTTGGGTATCATGTACACGAATAAAGCCTGCTCCGATAAAACCAATACACACAGATGTTTGTAGAATGAAGACATAGGCTGGCATTTGATTGTTTCTATGTTCTTTCGCAATGGCTTTCATCATAAAGCTTGCCATGAGGGCGTTTTGTACGCCATTGGCTGCTCCAAGGATAAAAAATGAAACCATCATCAACCAAACAAAATCTGTTAAGGAAAAACAGAAAACTCCAAAGCCAATGATTGTTGCGGCCAAAGATGCTCCAGCGGCATTGCCAAAGCGATGAAAGAGGCTAGAGAAGCAGAGTGGACCAACCACTAATCCTAGACTTACCATGCTTGCGATCATTCCATATGTTTGCGCGCTTAAATGAAGATTGGTACGGATACGGACAATAGATAAAACGTTGAGAGCAGAGGTGAGTATGATGGTGATAATGAGTGGCGTAAGAGCATAGAGAACATTTTTTTTACGCAATAATCCTCTTACATCTAGTCCTTTTTTGGTTTGCTCGGATGTGTTGATCTTTTCTGAATGTATTTTTAATATTTCAACACAGAATGTGGTGATAAAGGTTGCACAAAGAACGATGACTGAAAGCACAAACAACCCTTTTTGTCCGTTTGATAAACTATATAACAGACCCCCTAAGAGGGGGCCTCCAATATAACCAAGGTTGCGAACTGTTTGGATGATACGATTGATGAAGTCTAACTGGTGATCATTCTTGACAAATTCAGGGACAGAAACGAGGATTGCAGACCAAAAGAGTGATCCAGCACATCCTAGTGCAAAAGAAATGGAAATGTATGCCCAAAATTGGTTTACGATTGCAGCTATGGCTATAAATATTGCTTGAAACAATAAAACAGCAGGCACTGTATAGGTGGAGCTGAGAAGATATAAGAGCCGTGGTGCAACTGGTCCAGCACAAATTGCACCGATAAGTCCGGCGAGCAAGAGCATTGAAAGAGAAGATGTGCTTTTTGCTAAGTGGAGAGCAAATGTAACTTGCGCTGTTTCATCGGTAAAGCTGCTTAAAGCTAAAACAAGAAAAAAGCAAATTTGGGCAAGAATAATGGATTTTTTCTTTATCAAAGCGTTCCCCAAGATGCTAAAGCTTTTACGGTTTTTAAGACTTCTTCCCACATGACAGGTGTGTATGATTTATCATTGAGTTTTGCTAAGTCGATTTTCTTTCCTGCTGAAAGTTGAGACAGGAAGCTCTCTAGATGAGCGCTATATTTAAAACTGGCACAATGCCCATTTGCGGCAATAAGCAGTTCTTTTGTTTCAGGTAAGAAAACCCATTGGAGGGTAGCAGAGGGGCGAAGCATAATTTCACTCTCAATTTCAGATACATCAACAAGAGGGCGGCCGACGCATAAACGCGAACTTGTGTCGCAAATTAATTGGGTAATAAGCATACGGCGTTTTAGGGAACTATTCGCAATTTCCGAGCTTAGAGTGGATAGCTGAAAAGTGTTCTCAGGGTTTAAACTTGCTCTACCCGATGTTCGAATATCATGTCGTGACCGCTCATCAATATGGAGGAGATGAGAAATATACTCTTTATATTTGTGCGCATCACTTGCTGTTTCCCAAAAGGCAATATTGACATTTACGGCAATATTTTTTCCAGTTTCGGCAACATGGAAAGCATCATGAGGAAAGTATGCAACACGATCAGTACGATTTTGTAGTGCGATCGCTGTTGATTTATACGCTTCATATTTGGGATATCTTAGCCCTTGGAGGTCATCTCGTGTACTGGGCCATGTGAACATTGTTTTCCCATCCCGTAGAGTGAAGCCGAAATTATGGGCATGATCCACGTGGACACCAACATGGGTAGAAGAATATCGACCGATGAAACAATCAATATCTACTCGTCCGCCTGGTCGAAAGCCCAAAGAGTGTGCTAACCGATCTGCAAATCTTTTTGCCACATCCCACATAATTGGGGTGGCCGCGTATAGCCCATAATACATGACTCCCCATTCTTTTCCCTCAGCACAGTGATCAACGCGGGTTATATATTCATCTATAGTTTGATCAGTGTCCAAAACAAGAAAGTTTGGAAGAGGATTTGGAGTGCGCACTCCATCAACAACCGTTACTACTTCAGATTGAGAGTTAAGCGCTAAAAGTTTATTTGGATTTTCTGCGTATTGCTTTAAAGCACACAAAACATCCCCTTCATGAAAAGGGATGTTTGTAATTGACAATTCAGCTGCTTGCTTAGCCCAAACTTCTTGAGAAAAGCCCTCAGAAAACAATTTAAACATGACGATAAAATATGCTAAGCTTTCTTACACTGAATACGCTAAATGCATACAGGTTTGCACCCATAATACATTATTGAACTTCATGTAACACATTCACATCGCAGTCTTCTTTGAAAACTTGAGAATCGATACGTTGAGCGTATTTAGTGCTGCTCAAAGGTGGCGCAACATCATCGGCAGCCAATTCAGAGATATTTTCTAATTCATGAAGTGAGATATTCATATTTCCCCCCTTAGATAGTTGATAAAAAATTGATGATAACCACAATAAGTTACCATCACGGCTAAAGTTAGCAGAGATTTTATTTTTTGCCAAATAGTATGTTCATTGAAAATATCGCTTGTTTTTATAGAGGCTAAATGTTTTTTGCAAACACAAGCTTTTGATCATCAAGATATTGATTTTATGAAAATAATAGCTCTTTCCATTTTTCGTATTTTGTTAAAAAAATGAGAATGACAAGATATTTTGTATTGATATTGTTTCATGAATGCTTTTACAGAGAATAGTGAATAAGGTGCTTGTTCTATGTTCATTATACGAGAAGGATGCCTATAAGGGTATTTACTGATTCAGTAAGAGAAGGCTTTTTACAATATTTTCTTTAATATGAGAATGCGTGTAGGCTATTCGCTTATGATGGAGATTCTTTTCAAATAGGAGAGAGTAAAAAAGCAATCAAGAGTAGTTTGTAATAAAAAGCTGTACATACCGTACAGCTTTTTTTTCGTTATGTTTTGCTATAAGTTTCAAAGCATGTGTATGTCTTTACGGCTTTTGTAACCATAATAACCACAAACACTTGAAAGCATGGCACCAATCAAGCTTCCTAAAAAGCCCCACCATCCCATGTGGGAGGCTGTTGTAGCAGCTTTGTCCGATGTGTGACGTGCTTCTTTCATCGTTTTGTTGAGCTTTTGCGAAAGTGTATGGGCTTGCGCTTCAAGGTCTTTAAGTGCTTGTTCGGTTTTTTCCTCTGCTGTTTGATAAAGATTAAGTGCATTGTCGGCTGTTTTTTGTGCATCCGCACGCGTCATGCCATTGTTCATTAGAGCTTTGACGATATCATTTTGATTGATGTCTTCTGTGATATCTTCGATACGATCAGAAAGATGATCATGGAGGTCCTTGAGAGTGGTGCGGTAGTGAGAAGGATCTTCCTTAAAATCCGTTATCGCAGAATTGATCTCTTTAAGAGCGGCTTGATAGGATTGCTTTAAACGATCAGGATTGAGAGCAGGGATATCGCTTTTCTTGAGAAGTGTGCGTAATTCACTGCGCAATTTATCAAAATCAACGCCATTGTCCTTTATTTCACGAAAAAAGTTTGCAAAATTGTCATTGTTTGCTTGTGAAAAGAAGGAAACAAGATTTGTTTTGAGATTTTCTCCAGTTTGTTGGAGTGCTGAAGTGCTTTCTCCAACAGCGTGTGCGCCTATTGTTGCTGTACTTGAAACCACGTGGACGGCTTGGAGGGTCATGATAAGGGTTAACAGAGCCCAAGTGAGAAAGCCATGAAGTGTGCCGGACGATTCAGCAAAGCGTCCAGCGACAAAGCCTCCTAAAGCAAGGCTGATGAGCATAACGATAAGAGAGCCAATCCCAAAGGAGAGAAAGGATCCTGCAAAAGGTGTCGAAGAGGTGAAGTCCATTTGGTTGAAACCTAACGCTGCAACCAGAAAAGATAAGCAGATTGAAGTGGCAAGGGCTGTGATCAGTCCAGCAAAGATTGCTGACCATGAAAGTGGGGGTTGGAAAAAAGGATAATCTGTTTCTAGAGATGTTTCTTCTAGAAAGTGGTTATCGAAGGGTGTATCCTCAGGAATGCGGGTTTCCATATTTTTATCTCCTCAAATGATGTTGGAGATAAAATGCCTCGTTAGCAATTATGTTCCAAAAGTGATTAGATATGCGCTAAAAAGGGCAGAAAACAAAGACTGATTATTACAAGGATGAGAATGAAATATTTTCTTAGGACACTTTTGTTTTGTGCCGGTTGATTGAGAAGGTATGTTTTATGAGTGATAAATACTCTCAAGGGAAATAAAGAAAAAGTAAAAATATGATAATAAAGATTTTTTATTTATGTTCATAAATAAAAAAGAGTGTTATATTAATTAGTATTCATTATTTAATTGCAAATTGTGTTTTTTTCTCATGAATTACAAATATACATTACCATTTATTATAATTATCGTATGCTTATCAACGGGAGGTCTAATTTCTACAGATATTTTTCTTCCAGCACTTGGAGAAATGCATCAATATTACCATGTTACGGAATCTAAGATTCAGAGTTCTGTGGCGATTTTTCTTTTTGCGTTGGCTCTTGGGCAGCTCATTTATGGTCCACTGAGTGATAATTTTGGGCGTAAAAAAACCCTTCTATTTGGTTTATTTTTATGGTTATTTACCACGCTCAGTGTAATTTATACTGTTAATATTCACGCTTTCCTTGGATTGCGTTTTTTGCAAGGGCTTGGGGCTTGTGCAGGAATTGTTTTAAGCCGTGCTATTATTAATGATTTAATGGATAAAAAAGCGGCCGGGAAACTTTATTTGATTGTTTTTCCCTTTATTGGCATTTCACCAGCACTTGCTCCTTTAGTGGGAGGGCTCTTATTACAAGTTTTTAATTGGCAAGCCACCTTTATTTTTTTAAGTCTTTTTATATTCTTGACTATTTTACCCTGTTGTTTTGTGCTTATAGAAACCTTGCCACCGCAAAAACGCCAACGTTTTTCTCCTGTAGGATTTGTAAAAGGGTGTTTAGGCGTTCTTAGAAATAAACAATTTATTTTTTATGCACTTATTCCGTGTTTTTCTTATGCAGCATATTTCGCTTATATTGTAGAATCGCCCTTTTTACTTACCACTCTAGGTTTGCCAGTAATATATATTGGTTATAGTTATATTAGTGTTTCTCTTCCATATATTATAGGAAATCTTGTCGCACGGTGGTTTTTTAAGCGGGAATCTATGGAAAGAGCCGTATGGCGAGGGTATATTATTTTTGTTGTGGGTGGTGTGTTATTTGCTCTACAAATGTATGTAAGCCCATGGCCGCTTGTAACAAGTTTTATGGCTATTGCTGTTCTTACTTTTGGGAATGGTTTTCTATTGCCTTTAGGGACAGCGTTGGCTATTTCCTCACATCCACAAGCTGCTGGAGCAGCTTCCGGTATGATGGGAGCATTACAATTAGGAAGTGCTGCGTTGAGTGCTGCGGTTATTGGGAGGATATCTGGACACAATCCGCAGATAATGGCAGCTTTATTAGCTGTGTGTTGCCTGTTGGGTTTTATGATTTATATCTTCAAAGCGCGTGATTTCATGTATTCAGAAAATGACTGAGAGGGATAAAAAAGAGCGCGTCATGTGTAAAAATTTTATTGTTATTTTCCTTGGATGGAGATTGCCATAGCTGAGAATCGATTCTCATTAAGCGCGTTGCATTGTACATATTTAAAATTTTTCGTCGCTTAATTAAATTTTGATACAATTGGTTATTCTGGACAGTTTTACAGGGAGGGGATTTTATGTGTGATAGAGTTTTGCCATGTCCACGTTTTAACCATTATCTTCAGTGGGGAAGTTTTAGCTCCAATCGATTTTCTGAGACAAGGGATGCAGGAGATAAATAATGAACCTTTGTGTTGTCATTCTGTCTCCTGTGATGCCAATTTGAGATAACGGCGTTTTTTGTTCTTCATTTACAAAGTTATGTTTAGCAAAAGGCTTCCAAGTTATTCTATGCGATACAATGTCCCTTTTTCCGAGTGACTCTTCTTTTTGTAATGACCCCGCCATAGAAATTTTGTCTTTTATTACAGAAAAACTGGAAAGACATTTTAAAGAACCTTCAGTTCTCGTAGATTTTTCTATGGCTGGGACATTTACTAGTATAACATTAATCCTCATTGGTTTGTTACTGGTGAAGGTGAAATGTTTAGTGACATGGCAAAAGCGAAAGCAGTAGGTTTTAAAGCACCTACTATCCCTACTGGGCTAATGAAAAAGCTTGGTCGTATAGCTTATACGATCTATCGCGACGCAAAAATACCCCCCCTGAAAATATAGCGGAATTAGCGGCAGAGCTTTATAAAAAGTTGCAAGAGCTTGTTCAAAACATCAATGACCCAGAAGAAGTCGAAGCGACTTTTCCTTTTCTAAAGTTGCATTTAAAGCGACAAATTGAAGCTGAAAAAGCACATCTAACAACCACACAAAATACGGACTAATGTCCCTCTAAAAGGAAAAATAAAATCAGATATTAGTCAATTCCATTTGTAAATATTTATAATATAACACGACAAAAAAATGAACCCAAAACCGCATTAGCAAAACGACTCACAGAAGTTAGAAAGCTTGTGGGCTTATCTCGTGATATATTTTCTTTTAAAATTGGTATTAGTATTCAAGGGCTTGGGAATTACGAACGTGGTGATAGAACTCCAGACGCAACCGTTTTATCATCATACAAAGAAAAATTTGGAGTAAACCTGAATTGGCTTTTGACTGGTGAAGATGCAATGTTTATAGACATGACGTTAACTCGGTCTTTCAATCTCTCTCCACCTACCATCCCTACTGGGCTAATGAAAAAGCTTGGTCGCATAGTTTATACAACCTATCGCGACGCAAAAATAAAACTCCCCCCTGAAGATATAGCGGAATTAGCGGCAGAGCTTTATAGAAAGTTGCAAGAGCTTGTTCAAAACATCAATGACCCAGAAGAAGTCGAAGCGACTTTTCCTCTTCTAAAGTTGCATTTAAAGCGACAAATTGAAGCTGAAAAAGTACATCTAACAACCACACAAAATACGGACTAATGTCTCTTTAAAAGGAAAATCAATATGAAAATCTTTTTACATTAGAAAAACAATATAATTATTTGATTTATAAAATTATATTTACTCTAAAAAGAGATAATCACCAATAGGTGAAAATCTTTTTTGCTTCATTTTTTTCAAAGGGTCTTCAAAGCCGGTTTTCTGGGCTTTCACAGACTTTTTAAAATTCTTCAAAGGATTTTCTTATTTTTAGTGCAAAATTCTAATTTTTAGCATTTTTCGTTCTTTTTGCCATTTTCAGGTGTCAAAATCTCTTTTGACAAAACACGCATTTTAAGGTAAAAAATATGCATAAAAACAATAAATTACCACGTATTCCTACCTAATCCCACCTCTTCCCACTTACTGCAAAACATACTGTCAAACTACAAGGGCGTGCTGCGGCGATTGAACACGTCTTATAGAACACCCAAAAGCCAATCTTATCACCAGAAAACACTTGGCCATATTGTTCAAGAGATCGCACAGCGTAATGGTTATACCGCAAAGGTTGACCCTTCTCTTGCGAAAATTGTTGTGCGTCATATTGATCAAACCACTGAAAGTGATATGGCTTTTGCCGCCCGCCTTGCAGAGGAATATGATGCGGTAGCAAAGCCTGTTGATGGTAAGCTAGTCCTTGCCAAACGGAGAGAAGGCAAAGCCATCACCGGCGAGACACTCCCCATAGTGATTCTTCATGAGAAACAGTGCACATGTTGGGATTTTAAATACAGTGCACGGGATGAAGCAGGTGCAGCCAATGGTTTAGAAACGGATGATGGTGAGGACCAAAAAGCTGCAGCGGATGCACGTGCACCAGAAGAGATAGAGGAGGATGAAAACACCATCCATATGGATGAAAATGATCTACCAGATCCATCTGAACCAGAGAGAGAAGAAAAAACAGAAAAAGAAGCAGAGAAGCAAGAACAAGAGAAAAAAGGCGGCGTTATCGCAACCTATTATGATCTGCGCAGTGGTGAAAAGAAAGAAGTCAAATCCGGTAATCCACCGTTTCATGAACTCAAATATACCTACCATAATCAATCAGAGGCTGTTGCAGCCATTGCCACTTATCGTAACAAATCGTCACGGGGTAAATCTTCTTTCTCCTGTGATATTGGTGGTGATCCCTTTGTACAAGCAGAGGCAAAACTTGTTCAAGAGCCCCCTTTCCGTCCTTATATACCAGCAGAATGGCGTATCAAAAGCGTCAAGCACAAGCTTGATAAAACGGGTGGTTACACCACAAAAATAGAGTGCGAACTTTTTGATGAAGGACAAGAAGATGCAGCTGGAAATGTTGCAAACACAACGCCAGATAAGGATGATACTCTTGATCCAAACGCTCCACAAAATGCATATGATGAAGGTGAAGGCGTCATACATATGGATGAGGGAGATACATAATAAGCTACCATGTTTTGCTATAAAACACTGTTGTTTAAAAAGACAATTAATACACTCAATACAACAGATTAAACGTGTGGAACTGGTCGTTCAAGAGGCTGTACAGCTAAGCGAAATCCCATGGTACGCAGTAAAGCATTCAAGCTGCGAAACTCTGGATTGCCTTTTTCTGAAAGTGTACGGTAAAGCTGTGTGGGATTCAAGTTGGCTGCTTTAGCTACAGCTTGAACACCACCATAAGCTTTAGCCATTTGGCGAAGTGTTACAAGCAATTCACCTTGATCACCATCTGCTAGGATTGCATCAAGGGTAGCTGCTGCTATCTCAGGGTCATCATAGAAAATTCCCGCCATTGCATCATCATGGTTACAGTCTTTCATTTTTGCACTCCTTTAATCTTCACGGTTTTGCCAATCACGCCAGAAAGCACATGCGCGAGTGATATCAGTATCTTGTGTTTTTTTGCTACCGCCGCATAATAGCAACAATACGGTCTTTCCAGACTGTGCATAGTAAACTCGGTAACCAGGACCAATATTAATACGCAGTTCATGAACACCATCACGAAGCGGCTAAAAATCGCCAAAGTTTCCTTGCTCTAAGCGATTAAGACGGCGAATAATAGCAGTTTTAGCCTGTACATCACGGAGCTTTCGCAGCCAATCAGTTATCAAGTTTTTGCCATCAGAAGTAAGGTAGTGACGTATTTCAAACATGATGTATATTCGTTTATAAACGAATATTTGTCAAGACAAAAATGTCTTCACTATTTTCATTTTACTATTCCCAAAAACACAGCCAAACAGCGTTCAATTTCTACCATTTTATCTGCATGAATAGAACCGAAAGCTGGGCTAACCTTTTCGCATCTTACCGTCATGATCTTATCAATCATCACTTGTGAAAGCTTTTGTAAACCATTTTTGGCATCTGGTTGAATAGTAATGCGAAGTAATGGCGCTGCAATAAGTGTACTTGTAATTGGTAAAACTGTTACGCTTGTATGTTCACTGAATTGATTGGCTTGAATTATTAATGCAGGTCTTGGTTTACCAAAATCACCCTGCATCGCTATTGTTACGAGAGATCCACGCTTCATTCTGTCCAGCCATCAACTTCCACTAAAGATTGATCCATAAATAATTGCATAGATGTATCTGTTTTATCCATTTTTGCTACCAAGCGACACTGCCGGCGGCACTCTTCTGCAAAGTTTGGTTGGCGTGTATCTGGTACCCAAATTTGCATCAAGCGCAATCCTGCTTTCCTTTGTGCGTTACGATGTTTTTGAACGCGTTCATTGACGTGCATTGTAGCCATAAGAAAACCTCCACTATGTTTCATGTAACGTATAACACGAAAAAAAGTTACATGAAACAAAAATTTAATAATCTTCGCGGAAATGCCCCCGTTACATCGTAAAATATCATCCTTTAGAAGAGGAAAGAGATCAACCTTTTAAATCCAGCTCTGCCTTGTGTAGAGCTTTTTTTATGGAGAAACCTATGAGAAAAATATCATCAGAAGGACTTGCACTTATTAAACAATGGGAGGGCTTGCGTCTACACGCCTATAAAGATGCCATTGGTATATGGACCATTGGTTATGGGCATACAAACGCTGCTGGAAAACCCTTTGTTCATAAGGGCATGACAATCACTGAAGAACAAGCCGAAGAGTTTCTTTGCCGTGATTTGCAACAATTTGAGAACACTGTTGAACAAGCCGTTCAAGTTTCCTTAACAGACGAACAATTCGCAGCACTCGTCTCCTTTTGTTATAATGTAGGAACAGCAGCCTTTTGCAATTCGACACTGTTAAAAAAACTCAATCAAGGTGAATATGAAGCAGTGCCCTCTGAATTACAGAAATGGACCAAAGCGGATGGAAAGCGCCTTCAAGGTCTCGTCCACCGGCGGACAGCAGAAGCAGGCTTATGGGCAAAAGGCGCTTATGTTTCCTCCAATTATCAACCAGTAGAAACCAAACAGCCAATGGG
It encodes:
- a CDS encoding lysozyme, translated to MRKISSEGLALIKQWEGLRLHAYKDAIGIWTIGYGHTNAAGKPFVHKGMTITEEQAEEFLCRDLQQFENTVEQAVQVSLTDEQFAALVSFCYNVGTAAFCNSTLLKKLNQGEYEAVPSELQKWTKADGKRLQGLVHRRTAEAGLWAKGAYVSSNYQPVETKQPMGIFKAEALAPIIGSFSGLGGLLAGNGPIQWALATIMVLAACAGLFCVAKRFQEHKL